Proteins from a genomic interval of Prevotella sp. E13-27:
- a CDS encoding glycoside hydrolase 43 family protein, with amino-acid sequence MTNKTLIRNLRAIAIALTAMTCTTANAQTASWTADNGNGTFTNPLFYDEFSDPDILRVGDDYYLAGTTMHSVPGLVILHSKDLVNWENISYCFDRFDFNDDAFSLKNKKEVYGQGIWAPCIRYANGQFYVFSNVNGKGLQCYTAKDIHGPWTHHNLQGKIYDLAVHFDDDGKIYAIHGYGEVHCTELKPDMSGPKEETDRIIIPKGSAVGEGHHMYKINGMYYLISTDYKPNGRTLCSRSKSIWGPYETIVITADETFGYHAAPITQVRGRIMPDGTKFGIPTADKNATACTNIHQGGIVEDQSGQWWALLMMDFHSIGRTTTLAPITWKDGWPFLGLEGNLGRAPRTWFKPNIKVAQQDAVAHAPYERNENFDGKKLGRVWQWNHNPDDKMWALKGGRLRLNTMPADQLMWSRNSLTQRVIGPTSVTTVELYTKGMKDGDVAGLGNINVPCSWIGVVKDGKTLTLRCFEQANNDTVNVPIDLANGKIWLRVFGNYDENQAEYSYSIDGEHFYPVGNTMKLSYQLITFQGSRHALFAFNKNGKNGGYAEFDNFTVAEPKADRSQNIPYGKTIRIVNLATGRPMNALDHGLMYDTDRRDNSPRTHFRLIDKGRGCVALQCEDGRYVWVSGLGLPGDVRLTNDASKAEVFLWQDYLDGEFMLMSLRTHTYVGKSPTTGSPYSMDFKGADPARRNGAVMRWEEVKK; translated from the coding sequence ATGACAAACAAAACCCTAATCAGAAATCTCCGTGCTATTGCTATTGCATTGACAGCAATGACATGCACTACGGCCAACGCTCAGACCGCATCGTGGACTGCCGACAATGGCAATGGTACCTTCACAAACCCTCTGTTCTACGACGAGTTCAGCGACCCCGACATACTGCGAGTAGGCGACGACTACTATCTGGCAGGCACAACGATGCACTCTGTTCCGGGTCTCGTGATTCTTCACTCCAAGGACCTTGTTAACTGGGAGAACATCAGCTACTGCTTCGACCGCTTCGACTTCAACGACGACGCTTTCTCGCTGAAGAACAAGAAGGAAGTCTATGGACAGGGCATCTGGGCACCATGCATCCGCTATGCCAACGGACAGTTCTATGTATTCTCTAATGTCAACGGCAAGGGGCTCCAGTGCTACACGGCGAAAGACATACACGGCCCCTGGACACACCATAATCTGCAGGGAAAAATCTATGACCTCGCAGTTCATTTCGACGACGACGGAAAGATTTATGCCATCCATGGCTATGGTGAGGTTCACTGCACGGAGCTTAAGCCCGACATGAGCGGACCCAAGGAAGAGACCGACCGCATAATCATTCCCAAGGGAAGCGCAGTAGGCGAGGGCCACCACATGTATAAAATCAATGGCATGTACTACCTCATCTCTACCGACTATAAGCCTAACGGCCGCACTCTCTGCTCGCGCTCGAAGAGCATCTGGGGACCATATGAGACGATAGTGATAACAGCCGATGAGACTTTCGGCTACCACGCAGCACCCATCACCCAGGTTCGCGGACGAATAATGCCCGACGGAACGAAGTTCGGCATACCTACAGCCGACAAGAACGCTACGGCATGCACAAACATACATCAAGGCGGTATAGTGGAAGACCAGAGCGGACAGTGGTGGGCGCTGCTGATGATGGACTTCCACTCCATAGGACGCACCACAACGCTGGCTCCAATAACATGGAAAGACGGGTGGCCATTCCTCGGACTGGAGGGAAACCTCGGACGCGCTCCTCGCACTTGGTTCAAGCCAAACATCAAAGTCGCTCAGCAGGATGCTGTGGCTCACGCCCCCTACGAGCGCAACGAGAACTTTGACGGCAAGAAACTTGGACGCGTGTGGCAGTGGAACCATAATCCTGACGACAAGATGTGGGCTCTCAAGGGAGGTCGCCTGAGACTTAACACCATGCCTGCCGACCAGCTCATGTGGTCTCGCAACTCGCTGACACAGCGCGTCATTGGTCCTACAAGCGTGACAACCGTGGAGCTCTATACCAAAGGCATGAAAGACGGCGACGTGGCAGGTCTTGGAAACATCAATGTGCCTTGCTCTTGGATAGGAGTGGTGAAAGACGGCAAGACACTCACCCTGCGCTGCTTCGAACAGGCAAATAACGACACCGTAAACGTTCCCATTGACTTGGCAAACGGAAAGATATGGCTGCGCGTATTCGGTAACTACGATGAGAACCAGGCTGAGTACTCATACTCCATCGATGGCGAGCACTTCTATCCTGTAGGAAACACTATGAAGCTGTCATACCAGCTCATTACCTTCCAAGGCTCACGCCACGCTCTGTTTGCTTTCAACAAGAACGGCAAGAACGGCGGATATGCCGAGTTCGACAACTTCACCGTAGCAGAGCCAAAGGCAGACCGCTCGCAGAACATTCCTTACGGAAAGACCATACGCATAGTGAACCTCGCCACAGGCCGACCCATGAATGCTCTGGATCATGGACTGATGTACGACACAGACAGACGCGACAATTCACCACGAACTCACTTCCGACTCATAGACAAGGGTCGTGGATGCGTAGCGCTCCAGTGTGAAGACGGACGCTATGTGTGGGTGTCAGGACTCGGACTGCCAGGCGACGTGCGCCTCACCAATGACGCCAGCAAGGCAGAGGTGTTCCTCTGGCAGGACTATCTCGACGGAGAGTTCATGCTCATGTCGCTACGCACTCATACCTATGTTGGTAAGAGTCCCACAACAGGCAGCCCATACTCAATGGACTTCAAGGGAGCCGACCCAGCACGCCGCAACGGTGCTGTGATGAGATGGGAAGAGGTGAAGAAGTGA
- a CDS encoding SLC13 family permease has product MTLIIVLLLVFGYLLISTSHFTGVSKAAVAMFIGTAGWVVYVCWGSDFVMRLYEEDYTEFLAGSQPTSDTVKYFIHDNIFLKYVGKAASIVMFLVATMSIVEILNNNGCFDFIKEWIRTRNSKRLLWTITFATFIVSANLDNLTTATLMLVIMRDIVTNRQQRLLIGSAIVLAANAGGCFTVIGDPIGLILWCDGAITATHFSAYLAAPALAAWIVPTILINYQLPDRIATEWGPAPYRGNDTRLNRWQRALMLILGICGLWFIPTFHNITKLSPFLGALCILSLLWIVNEAFNRKLMQADQMIQRRIPQALQYGALQQMLFVMGIMLAMGVMTETGVLGDIADTIFSVFGGHVWVIAFMSGLLASFVDTFTVAMTNISFFPVSDGIFAQNGIYWTLIAFCTAIGGCLLLFGSTSGIALMKMERIRISWYLRNLTPKILAGFVVGLVILYLEYYFA; this is encoded by the coding sequence ATGACACTAATCATAGTATTGCTACTCGTCTTCGGCTATCTGCTTATCTCGACCAGCCATTTCACTGGTGTAAGCAAGGCTGCTGTGGCAATGTTCATAGGCACCGCCGGATGGGTGGTGTATGTATGCTGGGGTTCTGACTTCGTCATGAGACTCTATGAAGAGGACTACACAGAGTTTCTTGCAGGAAGTCAGCCAACAAGTGATACTGTAAAGTATTTCATACATGATAACATCTTCCTGAAATATGTGGGCAAGGCAGCATCGATAGTGATGTTCCTCGTAGCAACGATGAGCATAGTCGAGATATTGAACAACAATGGCTGTTTCGACTTCATCAAGGAATGGATTCGCACACGTAACTCGAAACGTCTGCTATGGACCATCACGTTTGCAACGTTCATAGTGTCGGCAAACCTTGATAACCTCACCACAGCGACGCTGATGCTCGTCATAATGCGCGACATCGTGACAAATCGTCAGCAGCGCCTGCTTATAGGTTCAGCCATCGTATTGGCTGCTAACGCAGGAGGATGCTTCACCGTTATCGGCGATCCAATAGGACTGATACTCTGGTGCGACGGTGCCATCACGGCTACTCATTTCTCAGCTTATCTCGCAGCACCTGCACTCGCAGCATGGATAGTGCCTACAATACTAATCAACTACCAGTTGCCTGACCGCATAGCAACAGAGTGGGGGCCTGCGCCTTATCGTGGCAACGATACAAGACTGAACAGATGGCAGCGTGCGCTGATGCTTATTCTTGGCATCTGCGGACTATGGTTCATACCAACATTCCACAACATTACGAAGCTGTCGCCATTCCTTGGAGCTCTGTGCATATTGTCGCTGCTGTGGATTGTCAATGAGGCGTTCAACAGAAAGCTGATGCAAGCCGACCAGATGATACAGCGCCGAATACCACAGGCGTTACAGTACGGCGCTCTGCAACAGATGCTTTTCGTAATGGGCATAATGCTCGCAATGGGAGTTATGACAGAGACAGGTGTGCTGGGCGATATTGCTGACACAATCTTCTCCGTCTTCGGAGGACATGTGTGGGTGATAGCTTTCATGTCAGGACTGCTCGCATCGTTTGTTGATACGTTTACTGTCGCTATGACGAATATATCGTTCTTCCCTGTGAGTGACGGCATCTTTGCACAGAACGGAATCTACTGGACGCTGATTGCATTCTGCACAGCCATCGGAGGATGTCTGCTGCTGTTCGGCTCTACAAGCGGCATAGCGCTGATGAAGATGGAGCGCATCAGAATTTCGTGGTATCTGCGTAATCTGACACCAAAGATTCTCGCTGGCTTCGTTGTAGGTCTCGTTATTCTCTATCTCGAATACTATTTTGCTTAA
- a CDS encoding TonB-dependent receptor plug domain-containing protein, with protein MYKPVFMKREVLVFRQFKRKGYSLFACLGREVIISVLSVATLSSAKADSISDEVWRVDSARVQREVWLDDVGVTGSRAPLAQSQAARMVTVLSREDIQAAPVQSVNDLLKLAVGIDVRQRGAIGAQTDISVRGGTQEQVAILLNGINICDPQTAHNVMELPVELSEIVRIEVLEGPASRAYGTSSLLGAINIVTRAQPRTDEKRQLVDAQQGRALVASADVGLEGGSFGYGKASFVANVTSSSASVFSHQLSGSYKRSDGFSRSQAGGLNTDFSGSKAFYQGLFDSDAVSCSWYAGIADKGWGSSTFYASPKWQADDQYEHVTKVMASVQGENKRGALHLRPALYWNLHKDRYEGYRDKPEKMKFNYNLCNVYGASLNSYLDWTLGRTAFGGEMRREELLSGNLGEPLAHNHHIGGTDRDYTRGIGRTNTSLHLEHNILLKRLVVSAGVVASKSTQSDMSWRFYPGIDVSYKLGNGVKIFAGYNSSMRLPSFTEMYYKLQGYAADPHLKPEEMKALDLGVKYDSEMLESKVSFYHHQGSHLIDWIMDISKGKQAEWKSVNFTRINSYGFEASVLLNAAKAFPSQRFLRSFKVAYNFMEQDKKEYENIVSQYALEYLKHKFTAQCDLNLSKKLDMNIYYRWQNRVGGYTTFDGSYESYKPYGIVDARLSWAQSSHCSFYAEANNLLNTSYVDYGNVPQPGISAVVGMRFKM; from the coding sequence ATGTACAAACCAGTTTTTATGAAGCGTGAGGTGCTCGTCTTCCGTCAGTTCAAACGGAAGGGCTACTCTCTCTTTGCCTGTCTCGGACGCGAGGTTATTATCTCCGTGCTGAGCGTGGCAACGCTTTCCTCTGCAAAAGCCGACAGCATCAGCGATGAAGTGTGGCGTGTCGATTCTGCAAGGGTTCAGCGTGAGGTGTGGCTCGACGACGTAGGCGTCACCGGATCGCGAGCGCCGTTGGCTCAGAGCCAGGCGGCGAGAATGGTAACTGTACTGAGCCGTGAGGATATTCAGGCGGCGCCAGTACAAAGTGTTAATGACTTGTTGAAGTTGGCTGTAGGCATTGATGTGCGTCAGCGTGGAGCAATTGGAGCCCAGACGGACATCAGCGTCAGAGGTGGAACTCAGGAACAAGTTGCAATCCTCCTTAACGGTATTAATATCTGCGACCCTCAGACGGCCCATAATGTCATGGAACTGCCTGTAGAGCTTAGCGAGATTGTGCGCATTGAGGTGCTTGAGGGACCTGCGAGTCGTGCCTATGGCACTTCGTCGCTGCTTGGTGCTATCAACATTGTTACCCGTGCGCAACCTCGTACTGACGAGAAGCGACAACTCGTTGATGCACAGCAGGGTAGGGCGCTTGTTGCGAGTGCCGACGTGGGGCTTGAAGGAGGGTCCTTCGGCTATGGTAAGGCCTCGTTTGTGGCCAATGTCACGTCTTCTTCCGCCTCTGTTTTCTCTCATCAGCTCTCGGGCAGCTACAAGCGTAGCGATGGCTTCAGTCGTTCGCAAGCAGGTGGTTTGAATACCGATTTCAGTGGCAGCAAGGCTTTCTATCAGGGCTTGTTTGACAGCGATGCCGTAAGCTGTTCGTGGTATGCCGGAATAGCCGATAAGGGCTGGGGTTCAAGCACGTTTTATGCTTCGCCTAAATGGCAGGCCGACGACCAGTATGAGCACGTTACGAAGGTGATGGCGTCTGTTCAAGGGGAGAATAAGCGTGGCGCTCTGCATCTGCGTCCTGCCCTTTACTGGAATCTTCACAAGGATCGCTATGAAGGCTATCGCGACAAGCCCGAAAAGATGAAATTCAACTATAATCTCTGCAATGTCTATGGCGCTTCGCTCAACAGTTATCTCGACTGGACGCTTGGGCGTACTGCTTTTGGCGGTGAGATGCGTCGTGAAGAGCTTTTGAGTGGTAATCTGGGCGAGCCTTTGGCTCATAATCACCATATCGGTGGTACAGACCGTGACTATACTCGTGGCATTGGTCGCACCAATACTTCACTACATCTGGAGCATAATATACTGCTTAAACGCTTGGTTGTCTCAGCAGGTGTGGTGGCTTCAAAAAGCACTCAGAGCGACATGTCGTGGCGCTTTTACCCAGGCATCGACGTGAGTTATAAGCTTGGAAATGGGGTAAAAATCTTTGCCGGATACAACTCTTCCATGCGACTTCCGTCGTTCACAGAGATGTATTACAAGCTTCAGGGCTATGCTGCCGACCCTCATTTGAAGCCTGAAGAAATGAAAGCTTTGGATTTAGGTGTGAAATATGACTCGGAAATGCTGGAATCGAAGGTGAGTTTTTATCATCATCAAGGCAGTCATTTGATTGACTGGATAATGGACATTTCTAAAGGAAAACAAGCTGAATGGAAAAGCGTAAACTTCACTCGCATAAATAGTTATGGCTTTGAAGCTTCTGTTTTACTTAATGCTGCAAAAGCCTTCCCATCTCAGCGTTTTTTGCGTTCTTTCAAGGTTGCTTACAACTTCATGGAACAAGACAAAAAAGAGTACGAAAACATTGTTTCGCAGTATGCTTTGGAGTATCTGAAGCATAAGTTTACGGCTCAATGTGACCTGAATCTTAGCAAAAAACTTGACATGAACATCTATTATCGATGGCAAAATCGTGTCGGAGGCTACACTACTTTCGATGGTAGTTACGAAAGTTATAAGCCTTACGGCATCGTTGATGCTCGTCTTTCATGGGCACAGTCATCGCATTGCTCTTTCTATGCGGAGGCTAATAACTTGCTGAATACCAGCTATGTAGATTATGGCAATGTGCCTCAGCCTGGTATATCTGCTGTGGTAGGAATGAGGTTCAAGATGTAG
- a CDS encoding lipocalin family protein, with translation MKNKKIILFAFFAALMCVACGEKKSATSGDSEDGNQWAENVERQRRDSTIYGVCSDGSTMHVMQLISDNGDTLHLNLMDAEENNKLFGGFTIGDRMAVLANDAKNRAEWLVNLNVLMGDWVMPNPLDGSSVMGFSIHDGGIVEGINQGSIIYKTWRLINGKFELTSVREGGGDFEESELYTLLFLSDDSLSYRNSEQVFEFNRPGKVPDFEELDDVDVKLDDDAEADMYF, from the coding sequence ATGAAGAACAAAAAGATAATACTATTTGCCTTTTTTGCTGCACTCATGTGTGTAGCCTGTGGCGAGAAGAAATCTGCAACGTCAGGTGATTCGGAAGATGGAAACCAGTGGGCTGAGAATGTTGAGCGCCAGCGTCGCGACTCAACAATCTATGGCGTTTGCAGTGATGGTTCAACAATGCACGTGATGCAGCTCATTTCTGACAATGGCGACACCCTTCACCTTAACCTCATGGATGCCGAGGAAAACAACAAATTGTTTGGCGGTTTTACCATTGGTGACAGAATGGCAGTTCTCGCAAACGATGCCAAGAATCGCGCAGAATGGTTAGTAAACCTTAATGTGCTCATGGGGGACTGGGTGATGCCGAATCCGCTTGACGGCTCTTCAGTCATGGGATTCAGTATTCATGACGGCGGTATTGTGGAAGGCATAAACCAGGGATCGATAATCTACAAGACTTGGCGCTTGATAAACGGAAAGTTCGAACTGACCAGCGTCAGAGAAGGTGGTGGTGACTTTGAGGAAAGCGAACTGTACACACTTCTGTTCCTATCTGACGACTCGCTGTCATATCGCAACTCAGAACAGGTCTTCGAATTTAACCGCCCAGGAAAGGTGCCCGACTTCGAAGAACTTGACGATGTGGATGTGAAGCTCGACGATGACGCTGAAGCCGACATGTATTTTTAA
- the feoB gene encoding ferrous iron transport protein B: MKLSDLKTGETGIIVKVQGHGGFRKRIIEMGFVKGKQVEVLLNAPLHDPVKYKIMGYEVSLRHQEAAMIEVVASTSVAADAAVVKELLKNDTQTEKMVVEADDCEKADLLKQHVHEALRQRRTINVALIGNPNCGKTSLFNYASGAHGHVGNYSGVTVDASEAHASMYGYEFNLVDLPGTYSLSCYSPEELYVRKYLNEKLPDVVINVIDSTNLERNLYLTTQLVDMDMRLVGAFNMYDEFVKRGDNVDLTTLGTLFGMPIVPTSFKTGMGVKDLFKVIIQVYEGKNKIARHLHINYGHEIEDGIKHLQKYLKADEHITQSYSTRYLAIKLLENDHDVEHYVGQHMNDENRPEDRKQLNAARSYAASRVLEETGTDAETAIMDAKYGFINGALTEAGYTTGSKNDTYKATHIIDNVLSHKYFGFPIFFLILYVMFHTTFSLGQYPMDWIEAFVAWLGDWVGRTMPEGPLRSLVVDGAIAGVGSVVVFLPQILILYFFISLMEDSGYMARAAFIMDRLMHKMGLHGKSFIPLIMGFGCNVPAVMATRTIESRRSRLITMMILPFMSCSARLPIYIMIVGTFFSVQYRSWVMLSIYMVGIVMSVIVSKLMATFVIKGSDTPFVMELPPYRWPTAKAIGRHTWEKGKEYLKKMGGVILVASIIVWALGYFPHDDSLSTQQQQEHSYIGKIGKTIEPVFAPQGFNWKLDVSLVTGIGAKEIVASTIGVLYSGDDSFADDDSFSDDADRYTTLGELMRKDGMTPLTAYCYLLFILLYFPCVATIVAIKNETSSWRWALIAACYTTLIAWVVSATVYQVGQLF; the protein is encoded by the coding sequence ATGAAACTCTCAGATTTAAAGACGGGTGAGACAGGAATCATCGTGAAGGTTCAAGGCCACGGTGGCTTCAGAAAGCGAATAATTGAGATGGGCTTTGTGAAGGGCAAGCAGGTGGAAGTGCTGCTGAATGCTCCTCTTCACGATCCTGTGAAATACAAGATTATGGGGTATGAGGTGTCGCTGAGACATCAGGAGGCAGCAATGATTGAAGTGGTGGCTTCCACTTCGGTGGCTGCTGATGCTGCTGTCGTGAAAGAACTCTTGAAAAACGATACCCAGACAGAAAAAATGGTTGTCGAGGCTGATGACTGCGAAAAAGCCGACCTTCTGAAACAGCATGTACACGAGGCTCTGCGCCAGCGCCGAACAATAAATGTAGCACTCATAGGAAACCCTAACTGCGGAAAAACTTCGCTGTTCAACTATGCCAGCGGTGCACACGGACATGTTGGAAACTACTCAGGCGTTACCGTCGATGCTTCAGAAGCCCACGCTTCGATGTATGGATATGAGTTCAACCTCGTTGATTTGCCAGGTACTTACTCACTATCCTGCTATTCTCCTGAAGAACTCTATGTGCGCAAGTACCTGAACGAGAAACTGCCAGATGTAGTCATAAACGTGATTGACTCCACGAATCTTGAGAGAAACCTCTATCTCACTACGCAGCTCGTTGATATGGACATGCGGCTCGTGGGAGCATTCAATATGTACGACGAGTTCGTGAAGCGTGGCGATAATGTTGACCTCACAACATTGGGAACATTGTTCGGAATGCCAATAGTACCAACATCGTTTAAGACTGGAATGGGAGTAAAAGACCTGTTCAAGGTCATCATTCAGGTATATGAGGGCAAGAACAAAATTGCTCGCCACCTGCACATAAACTATGGTCACGAGATAGAAGACGGAATAAAGCATCTGCAGAAATATCTCAAAGCCGACGAACATATCACACAAAGCTATTCTACACGCTATCTTGCCATAAAGTTGCTTGAGAACGACCATGATGTAGAGCATTATGTGGGACAGCACATGAACGACGAGAATCGTCCAGAAGACCGTAAGCAGCTTAATGCGGCACGCTCCTATGCAGCAAGTCGTGTGCTTGAGGAGACAGGCACAGATGCTGAGACTGCCATCATGGATGCCAAATACGGATTCATAAACGGTGCTCTCACTGAAGCGGGTTATACTACAGGTTCGAAGAACGATACATATAAGGCAACACATATCATAGACAATGTGCTGTCGCATAAATATTTCGGATTCCCAATATTCTTTCTCATACTGTACGTCATGTTCCACACCACGTTCTCGTTAGGACAATATCCGATGGACTGGATTGAAGCCTTCGTGGCGTGGCTTGGAGACTGGGTAGGGCGCACAATGCCTGAAGGCCCATTGCGCTCGCTGGTTGTAGATGGAGCAATAGCAGGAGTCGGGTCGGTGGTGGTATTCCTGCCACAGATATTGATATTATACTTCTTCATCTCGCTCATGGAGGATTCTGGCTATATGGCGAGGGCTGCCTTCATCATGGACCGCCTTATGCACAAGATGGGACTTCACGGAAAATCATTCATTCCACTCATCATGGGATTCGGATGCAACGTGCCTGCGGTGATGGCTACACGAACGATAGAAAGCCGGCGCTCGCGTCTGATAACAATGATGATACTTCCGTTCATGTCCTGTTCTGCACGCCTACCTATTTATATAATGATAGTAGGAACATTCTTCTCTGTACAATACAGGTCATGGGTCATGCTGTCTATTTATATGGTGGGAATAGTCATGTCTGTGATAGTGAGCAAACTGATGGCAACATTTGTTATAAAAGGAAGTGACACTCCGTTTGTTATGGAACTTCCGCCTTACAGGTGGCCTACGGCAAAAGCAATAGGCCGACATACTTGGGAGAAAGGTAAGGAGTATTTGAAGAAAATGGGTGGAGTGATTCTCGTGGCAAGTATCATAGTATGGGCACTCGGATATTTTCCTCATGATGACAGCCTCTCTACACAACAACAGCAGGAGCACTCTTACATAGGAAAGATAGGTAAGACCATAGAGCCAGTCTTTGCTCCTCAGGGCTTTAACTGGAAACTTGACGTGAGCCTTGTGACAGGCATTGGAGCAAAGGAAATAGTGGCTTCTACAATTGGTGTGCTATATAGTGGTGACGACTCCTTTGCCGATGACGACAGCTTCAGCGACGATGCTGATCGCTATACCACACTTGGAGAACTGATGAGAAAAGATGGCATGACGCCTCTCACCGCTTATTGCTACCTGCTGTTCATTCTGCTCTATTTCCCCTGTGTAGCAACGATAGTGGCAATAAAGAACGAGACAAGCTCTTGGCGTTGGGCCTTGATTGCTGCATGTTATACCACTTTAATTGCATGGGTGGTATCGGCAACAGTATATCAGGTTGGACAATTGTTCTGA
- the mazG gene encoding nucleoside triphosphate pyrophosphohydrolase — MHTREEQMQAFGRLLDVLDELREKCPWDRKQTNESLRPNTIEETYELCDALSRGDEHDTMKELGDVMMHLCFYAKIASEHGAFDIYDVLQKQTDKLIFRHPHIYNTEQMASQNPTTADQVLQNWEQIKLKEKDGNKRVLSGVPAALPSVIKAYRIQDKARNVGFDWQKKEDVWDKVREELGELEAELRKDPSDAKNRELQEAELGDFLFSLINAARLYKLNPDNALEKTNAKFIRRFTYIEEHSIRVGKPLTEMTLEEMDALWNEAKQQEL, encoded by the coding sequence ATGCATACACGAGAAGAACAGATGCAGGCTTTCGGACGACTGCTCGACGTGCTCGATGAGCTGCGCGAAAAATGTCCGTGGGACAGGAAACAGACCAATGAAAGCCTGCGTCCCAACACAATAGAAGAGACCTATGAGCTTTGCGACGCACTGAGCCGTGGCGATGAGCATGATACCATGAAAGAGCTGGGCGACGTGATGATGCACCTCTGCTTCTACGCAAAGATTGCATCGGAACACGGAGCGTTCGACATCTACGACGTGCTTCAGAAGCAGACCGACAAGCTCATCTTCCGCCATCCGCATATCTACAACACAGAGCAGATGGCAAGCCAGAACCCAACGACAGCCGACCAAGTGCTGCAGAACTGGGAGCAGATAAAACTGAAGGAGAAAGACGGTAACAAGCGTGTGCTTTCAGGAGTGCCTGCTGCCCTGCCCAGTGTCATCAAGGCATACCGCATACAGGACAAGGCCCGCAACGTGGGCTTCGACTGGCAGAAGAAAGAAGATGTGTGGGACAAGGTGAGAGAGGAACTCGGCGAGCTTGAGGCAGAGCTGAGAAAAGACCCATCCGACGCCAAGAACCGCGAGTTGCAGGAAGCAGAACTGGGCGACTTTCTATTCTCGCTCATCAATGCAGCGCGCCTCTACAAGCTCAATCCAGACAATGCCCTTGAGAAGACTAATGCAAAGTTCATTCGTCGCTTCACATACATAGAAGAACATAGCATCCGCGTGGGAAAACCGCTTACGGAGATGACTCTCGAAGAGATGGATGCCCTGTGGAATGAAGCTAAACAACAAGAGTTATGA
- a CDS encoding ribonuclease Z: MEPFRLSILGCGSALPTMHHLPTCQVVDCRGKLFMIDCGEGAQLQMRRAGLSFAKLGHIFISHMHGDHCFGLIGLLSTIGLLGRTAKMHVYADKGLEKILLQMMSTFCRDLGYEVEFHAIDTTKQAVIYEDRSLTIETLPLEHRLPCSGFIFREKPSLPHIRRDMIDCFEVPVSQIQNIKNGQDFIASDGTVIPNERFVFPAEQPRSYAYVSDTKYMPQLAEAIKGVDLLYHEATYADDNLAMAEKYCHSTARQAALTARDAEVGKLLIGHYSSRYTDENVLLNEAKAVFENTVLADELNVIDIEHKK; this comes from the coding sequence ATGGAGCCATTTCGTCTAAGCATACTTGGATGTGGAAGCGCATTGCCTACGATGCACCATCTGCCAACATGTCAGGTGGTGGACTGTCGTGGCAAGCTGTTTATGATTGACTGCGGAGAAGGTGCGCAACTGCAGATGAGACGCGCAGGGCTGTCATTCGCGAAGCTAGGACATATCTTCATCTCTCACATGCACGGCGACCACTGCTTCGGACTGATAGGACTGCTCAGCACTATTGGGCTGCTCGGACGAACGGCAAAGATGCATGTCTATGCCGACAAGGGGTTGGAGAAAATTCTTCTTCAGATGATGTCAACATTCTGTCGCGACCTCGGCTACGAAGTAGAGTTCCACGCCATTGACACTACCAAACAGGCTGTCATCTATGAAGACCGTTCGCTTACCATAGAGACTCTGCCATTGGAGCACCGCCTTCCTTGCTCTGGTTTCATCTTCCGCGAGAAACCGTCGCTGCCACACATACGCCGCGACATGATAGACTGCTTTGAGGTGCCTGTGTCGCAGATACAGAACATTAAGAACGGACAGGACTTCATCGCCAGTGATGGTACAGTGATACCCAACGAGCGATTCGTCTTTCCTGCCGAACAGCCACGATCCTATGCCTATGTCAGCGACACCAAGTATATGCCGCAGCTTGCAGAAGCAATCAAGGGCGTTGACCTGCTCTATCACGAGGCAACCTATGCAGACGATAATCTTGCGATGGCAGAGAAATATTGTCACTCGACAGCGCGACAGGCTGCTCTGACGGCACGCGACGCAGAAGTTGGAAAATTGCTCATAGGACACTACAGCTCGCGATATACTGACGAGAATGTACTTTTGAACGAGGCAAAGGCTGTGTTTGAAAACACCGTTCTTGCTGACGAACTGAACGTAATAGACATTGAACATAAGAAATAA